The stretch of DNA GATTATGTCTTGGACTCAGATCTGGCACCATTGCCCTGACGGCTACGGCTACGGCTACGGCTACGGCTACGGCTACGGCTACGGCTACGGCTACGGCTACGGCTGCACAAAACCGCGTCTGCCCGCGAACCAGCTGTTGGGCAACAGCGGGTTCGCGGGCAGACGCTGGTGTGCGGGCAGACGCGGGTGTGCGGGGCAGACGCTGGTGTGCGGGGCAGACGCGGGCTACAGCTGGGAAGGGTGGGCTCAGCTCTTCAACTTGGGCTGAACAGTCTTGGTGTAGATGCCAGCCAGCTTTTCTTGCAGTGCGTTCAAGGTGGTGGCGACATCTGCATTCTCATTCATGATTTTCGCTGCGGCGTTTGCCATTTCCAGATCCGCGCCGGGAAGGAATACGCGGCCGTAATCCTGGCTTCGCGTCACCTTCAGTTGGTCAAGGGCCACCTGAATTTCGGGTGTGGATGCCAGTACAGCAGCCATGTCTGCATCATCGCGCACCGGCATGTATCCGGTTGCTGCCGAAAACCGTGCAGTGTTTGCCGCGTTGGTCATGAAGGAGACGAATTGTGCTGCTGCCAGCTGCCGTTCAGNGGAAGTCTTCGCCGCAATGACCAATCCGGCCCCTCCTGTTGGGCATACTGGCGAGGCAGATACACTGCCTCCTGGTAGGAATCCAACACCGATGTTCATGTTTGCTGTTTTGGCTGCCTCGAGTGTTCCCACCAAGTCCCCTGTGGAACTCACAGTGGCGCTGACTGCCCCAGCTGTCATGTCCGAAACGGCATCTTTGGAGGAGACACCGGCCCAACCATCTTTGGTGATGGTCTCCTGCACCCATGTCATGGCTTTGATGGAGGCCTCTGAATTTGTGGTTAGCTCCCATTCTTTGGACCATCCGCCACCCTGGCCCCACAGCACGTTCTGCAGCGTCCATCCCGCATATCCGGCTAGTGCGGNGTATTGGTAGGCGTGCTGGTAGCCCTTGTTGCCCGCGTTAGCTGCTTGGATCTTTGGCGCCCACAGCGCAAATTCTTCCCACGTGGCCGGGGCCCGGTCAGGCAGCCCAGCCGCTTTGAAGTGGTCCTTGTTGTA from Arthrobacter polaris encodes:
- a CDS encoding ABC transporter substrate-binding protein is translated as MSLTINRRNFLTVTGLGLGALALGACGGPSTAGTAATAMKTDWTKVTPAAKITFMSSHPGKSADIEAALIRDFEAANPGIKVELVTGGANYEEVAQKFQTAQAGNNVPDVVVASDVWWFRYAIADTVTPLDDLLATVXDKSEQFNATLFGDYKHTDKHWAVPYARSTPLFYYNKDHFKAAGLPDRAPATWEEFALWAPKIQAANAGNKGYQHAYQYXALAGYAGWTLQNVLWGQGGGWSKEWELTTNSEASIKAMTWVQETITKDGWAGVSSKDAVSDMTAGAVSATVSSTGDLVGTLEAAKTANMNIGVGFLPGGSVSASPVCPTGGAGLVIAAKTSXERQLAAAQFVSFMTNAANTARFSAATGYMPVRDDADMAAVLASTPEIQVALDQLKVTRSQDYGRVFLPGADLEMANAAAKIMNENADVATTLNALQEKLAGIYTKTVQPKLKS